One window of Dyadobacter sandarakinus genomic DNA carries:
- a CDS encoding DUF3108 domain-containing protein — protein MKKSHWITLAFIFTIFLISFRQYDQNRVITNKSFGTGEKVEYRVHYGFINAAEAKVEIGRSISTINSRPCFKVNVSGRTVGAFDLISRVRDTWRSYIDTSAIIPLMFEREIQENKYRKDEKVMFNHTKDQAISTVKNETKTYNVPNNIHDIISGYFYLRTMNFERIQEGEVIEIPTFFDGDVYKLRFKYAGRDVIKTKYGKTRVLRLNPLIPDNKFFKGDEPMRLWVSDDTNKIPLKAKVELVIGSLEMDLKSYKGLKKEIVWF, from the coding sequence ATGAAGAAATCACATTGGATCACACTAGCTTTCATTTTCACCATTTTTCTTATTTCATTCCGCCAGTACGATCAAAACCGCGTTATTACGAACAAGAGCTTCGGAACGGGCGAAAAAGTGGAATACCGCGTGCATTACGGCTTTATCAATGCAGCTGAGGCCAAGGTTGAAATAGGAAGATCCATTTCTACGATCAACAGCAGACCTTGCTTTAAAGTGAATGTCAGCGGCCGGACCGTGGGTGCATTTGACCTGATCAGCCGGGTGCGGGATACCTGGCGGTCTTACATCGATACTTCGGCAATTATCCCGCTGATGTTTGAGCGGGAAATTCAGGAAAACAAGTACCGGAAAGATGAAAAGGTGATGTTCAACCACACCAAGGACCAGGCAATTTCCACGGTAAAGAACGAAACCAAAACCTATAATGTCCCCAACAACATTCACGATATCATCAGCGGGTACTTTTACCTGCGAACCATGAACTTTGAACGCATCCAGGAAGGAGAAGTGATTGAGATACCTACTTTTTTTGACGGCGATGTATACAAATTACGGTTCAAATATGCCGGGCGGGATGTGATCAAGACCAAGTATGGAAAAACGCGCGTTTTGCGACTCAATCCACTCATTCCTGACAACAAGTTTTTCAAAGGCGATGAGCCTATGCGGCTGTGGGTGTCTGACGATACTAACAAAATCCCGCTGAAAGCCAAGGTCGAGCTGGTAATCGGATCTCTGGAAATGGATCTGAAATCCTATAAGGGCCTTAAAAAAGAGATTGTATGGTTTTGA
- a CDS encoding aminopeptidase — protein sequence MLKKFIAGVLILLLVAGIYYRQILSYGWMQAKGQISMLMQVEEVEKVLLDPAFPDSLKTRIRLIQEIKQFGIDSLGLSPSKNYTTFYNQHGKPLIWLITASERYKVAPYKWTFPIVGTFPYKGFFDSTRAAKEEQQLIAQGLDTDMGDVSAWSTLGYFRDPILSSMFRRKDGSLANLILHELTHGTLFVKDNLELNENLASFVGDQGAIRFLKHKYGSDSPQMKAYEYSKQYNDAYSRHMLRGASQLDSLYSTFAGLAPTPDKDSLKKGLIRHIVETSDTLLNGQLGTLRTNRKVDREMPNNAFFISYLTYKSRQDSFLQEYQTKFSGDLKKYLLYLKEKYPSL from the coding sequence GTGTTAAAAAAATTTATTGCAGGAGTCTTAATTCTCTTACTGGTTGCCGGAATCTATTACCGTCAGATACTAAGTTATGGCTGGATGCAGGCCAAAGGGCAGATCAGCATGCTCATGCAGGTGGAAGAAGTAGAAAAGGTACTGCTCGACCCGGCATTTCCGGACTCGCTCAAAACCAGGATCAGGCTGATACAGGAGATCAAGCAGTTTGGGATAGATTCGCTGGGACTTTCGCCCTCAAAGAATTACACAACCTTCTACAACCAGCACGGCAAGCCGCTCATCTGGCTGATCACAGCATCGGAGCGGTACAAGGTTGCGCCCTACAAATGGACTTTCCCGATCGTGGGAACATTCCCTTACAAAGGCTTTTTTGACTCGACACGGGCTGCGAAAGAGGAACAACAACTGATTGCGCAAGGCCTTGATACAGATATGGGTGACGTCTCAGCCTGGTCGACGCTGGGGTATTTTCGTGATCCCATCCTGTCCAGCATGTTCAGGAGAAAAGATGGCAGCCTGGCAAACCTGATTTTACATGAGCTTACACACGGAACACTATTTGTGAAGGACAATCTCGAACTGAACGAGAACCTGGCAAGCTTTGTGGGCGACCAGGGTGCAATCCGCTTTTTGAAACATAAATATGGGTCCGACTCTCCGCAAATGAAAGCATATGAATACTCCAAGCAATACAATGACGCCTACTCGCGGCATATGCTGCGAGGTGCAAGTCAGCTTGATAGTCTGTACAGCACTTTCGCTGGTCTTGCACCAACCCCTGACAAGGACAGTTTGAAAAAAGGGCTGATCCGTCACATTGTGGAGACCTCGGATACGCTGCTCAACGGACAGCTCGGAACTTTAAGGACAAACCGCAAGGTTGACCGGGAAATGCCCAACAATGCATTCTTTATCAGTTACCTCACATACAAATCCCGTCAGGATTCGTTTTTGCAGGAGTACCAAACCAAATTTTCCGGCGATCTTAAAAAATACCTGTTGTATCTGAAAGAGAAATATCCTTCTCTTTAA
- the recA gene encoding recombinase RecA has protein sequence MAQPTTDKDNKLKALQTTLEKLDKTFGKGTVMRLSDTKVLDIPVISTGSLGLDLALGVGGVPRGRVVEIYGPESSGKTTLSMHCIAEAQKKGGLAAFIDAEHAFDRSYAEKLGIDTSNLLISQPDSGEQALEIAEHLISSGAVDIIVIDSVAALVPRAELEGEMGESKMGLQARLMSQALRKLTGVINKTGCCCIFINQLREKIGVMFGNPETTTGGNALKYYASVRLDIRRVGQIKESADAVLGNRTRVKVVKNKVAPPFKVVEFDIMYGEGISKVGEIIDLAVELDIVKKSGSWFSYDGNRLGQGRDAVKTLIKDNPELMDELEAKVRGKVNNDPDSLIDTSEPNVVDDGAPV, from the coding sequence ATGGCACAACCAACAACGGATAAGGACAACAAACTAAAAGCGTTGCAAACAACGCTGGAAAAGCTGGATAAAACCTTTGGTAAAGGCACAGTAATGCGCCTGAGTGATACCAAAGTTCTTGATATTCCCGTAATCTCGACAGGCTCCCTGGGACTTGACCTCGCCCTGGGCGTAGGTGGCGTACCCCGCGGCCGTGTTGTTGAAATTTACGGGCCTGAGTCATCAGGTAAAACAACTCTCTCCATGCATTGCATTGCAGAGGCACAGAAGAAAGGCGGATTGGCAGCATTCATCGATGCGGAGCATGCATTTGATCGCTCCTACGCTGAAAAACTGGGCATTGATACCAGCAACCTTTTGATTTCACAGCCTGATAGTGGCGAGCAGGCTCTTGAAATTGCCGAGCACCTCATCAGCAGTGGTGCGGTAGATATCATTGTGATCGACTCCGTAGCGGCGCTTGTACCGCGTGCTGAGCTTGAAGGTGAGATGGGCGAAAGTAAAATGGGCTTGCAGGCACGTCTGATGTCGCAGGCACTGCGTAAGCTGACCGGCGTGATCAACAAAACCGGCTGCTGCTGTATTTTCATCAACCAGCTGCGTGAAAAAATCGGGGTCATGTTCGGTAACCCTGAAACGACAACAGGTGGTAATGCATTGAAATACTATGCTTCGGTGCGTCTGGATATTCGCCGGGTTGGTCAGATCAAGGAGAGTGCTGATGCGGTACTGGGTAACCGTACACGCGTGAAAGTGGTTAAAAACAAAGTGGCGCCTCCATTCAAGGTAGTTGAGTTTGACATTATGTACGGCGAAGGTATTTCCAAAGTAGGAGAGATCATCGACCTTGCGGTGGAACTTGATATTGTGAAAAAGTCCGGTTCATGGTTCAGCTATGATGGCAACCGTCTCGGACAGGGCCGTGATGCAGTGAAAACCCTGATCAAGGACAATCCTGAGTTAATGGACGAGCTGGAAGCAAAAGTAAGGGGTAAGGTCAATAATGATCCTGATTCTTTGATTGATACAAGTGAGCCGAACGTCGTTGACGATGGTGCTCCGGTGTGA
- a CDS encoding sigma 54-interacting transcriptional regulator: MTYSQLTSSELLGIRTLGELKRAGYQSKSIKQELRDNLITRIRNKDNVFPGIWGYEETVIPDVERAILSMHNINFLGLRGQAKTRIARMMINLLDEYIPYIEGSELHDDPLNPLSRAAHDALAEYRDDTPVAWLHRDERYTEKLATPDVSVADLIGDVDPIKAASLRLPYSDERVIHFGLIPRSHRGIFVINELPDLQARIQVALFNILQEGDIQIRGFKLRLPLDIQFVFTANPEDYTNRGSIVTPLKDRIESQIVTHYPKTIETGKKITEQEAVVKTEQKGLVKVNELAKTLIEQIAFEARESEYVDSKSGVSARLTISAYESLLSTAERRALINNETSTYIRVSDLYGVVSAICGKVELVYEGEVEGPVIVAQNLIGKAIRTQFLNFFPDPEKSKKSKINPYAKVIEWFGAGNQMEMLGDMTDREYSARLKTIDGLDDFVDMLSAYASAEEKLFMMEFALHGMAEFSLIGKQSLDQGMKFQDLVSSMFSGPGEDDDDYDFDDDDDDNNGRKPF, from the coding sequence ATGACTTATTCACAGCTTACCAGTTCAGAGCTTTTGGGAATCCGAACGCTGGGCGAATTAAAAAGGGCAGGCTACCAGTCGAAAAGCATCAAGCAGGAGCTGCGTGACAACCTGATCACCAGGATCAGGAACAAGGACAATGTATTTCCCGGCATCTGGGGATATGAAGAAACAGTTATTCCTGATGTGGAAAGGGCTATTTTGTCCATGCACAACATCAACTTTCTGGGTCTCCGCGGTCAGGCAAAGACCCGGATTGCCCGTATGATGATCAACCTGCTCGACGAATACATTCCATACATTGAAGGTTCCGAGTTGCATGACGACCCCCTGAATCCATTGTCACGCGCTGCACACGATGCCTTAGCTGAATACAGGGACGACACGCCTGTTGCATGGCTGCACCGCGATGAGCGTTATACCGAAAAGCTGGCTACCCCCGACGTATCGGTAGCCGACCTGATCGGGGACGTGGATCCTATTAAGGCCGCAAGCCTCCGGCTCCCCTACTCCGATGAACGTGTCATTCACTTCGGACTGATTCCGCGTTCTCACAGGGGTATTTTTGTCATCAATGAACTGCCTGACCTGCAAGCACGCATTCAGGTGGCTTTATTTAATATTCTGCAGGAAGGTGATATTCAGATCCGTGGCTTTAAGCTGCGGCTTCCGCTTGATATCCAGTTTGTATTTACTGCAAATCCTGAGGATTATACTAACCGCGGAAGCATCGTTACTCCGCTGAAAGACCGGATCGAAAGCCAGATAGTAACGCACTATCCTAAGACGATCGAAACCGGCAAGAAAATTACCGAGCAGGAGGCAGTTGTTAAAACCGAACAGAAAGGACTGGTTAAAGTTAACGAACTCGCCAAAACACTGATCGAACAAATTGCATTTGAAGCGCGTGAAAGTGAATATGTGGATAGTAAGAGCGGCGTTTCTGCCAGGCTTACAATCTCCGCTTACGAAAGTTTGCTTTCCACTGCTGAGCGCCGGGCATTGATTAACAATGAAACTTCCACTTACATCCGTGTATCAGACCTTTATGGTGTGGTGTCGGCTATTTGCGGTAAAGTAGAGCTGGTGTATGAAGGCGAGGTAGAAGGGCCGGTGATCGTTGCGCAAAATCTTATCGGCAAGGCAATCAGAACGCAATTCCTGAATTTCTTTCCGGATCCCGAAAAAAGCAAAAAGAGCAAGATCAATCCGTACGCCAAGGTGATCGAATGGTTTGGCGCTGGCAACCAGATGGAAATGCTGGGTGACATGACCGACCGTGAGTACTCTGCGCGCCTCAAAACGATTGACGGACTTGACGATTTTGTGGATATGCTCAGTGCATACGCAAGTGCCGAAGAGAAGTTGTTTATGATGGAATTTGCACTTCACGGCATGGCAGAATTCTCGCTCATCGGTAAGCAGTCCCTGGATCAGGGAATGAAGTTCCAGGATCTGGTGAGCAGCATGTTTTCAGGTCCGGGAGAAGATGACGACGATTACGACTTTGATGACGACGACGATGATAATAATGGCAGAAAGCCATTTTAA
- the rny gene encoding ribonuclease Y, giving the protein MSSSLIFIVLLSDIIAIGVGIFAGKYIFQKSFDQKEKEAQERAAEILRNAEIAAENIKKDRILEAKEKYLRLKSEFEEDANKKRSILQTNEQKLKQREQSLNQGLEQNKRREHELEALKTNLNQQLETATKRKDEAEKMLHQQVAQLEKIANLTADQAREQLVDALKAEAETRAGSFVKSAMEEARLTATKEAKKIVIETIQRTAAEHAIENCVSVFNIENDDIKGKIIGREGRNIRALEAATGVEIIVDDTPEAIVISGFDPVRREIARLSLHRLVQDGRIHPARIEEVVAKTRKNIDDEIVEIGERTVIDLGIHGLHPELVKMIGRMRFRSSYGQNLLQHSREVAKLCATMASELGLNTKLAKRAGLLHDIGKVWPEESDLPHAILGMELAKKYKENPEVCNAIGAHHDEIEMTSMLSPIIQVCDAISGSRPGARREMMESYIQRLRDLENLALSFDGVEKCYAIQAGRELRVIIDAENVSDEKAGMLSFDISQKIEKEMQYPGQIKITVIREMRSVAYAR; this is encoded by the coding sequence ATGTCAAGTTCTTTAATTTTCATCGTGCTGCTTTCAGACATCATTGCGATTGGTGTCGGTATTTTTGCAGGCAAATACATTTTTCAAAAGTCATTCGACCAGAAAGAAAAAGAGGCCCAGGAGCGGGCTGCCGAAATTCTGCGCAATGCTGAAATAGCTGCTGAAAACATCAAAAAAGACCGGATCCTGGAAGCCAAGGAAAAGTATCTGCGGCTCAAATCGGAGTTTGAAGAGGATGCCAACAAAAAGAGAAGCATTCTTCAGACCAACGAACAGAAACTAAAACAGCGCGAGCAGAGCCTGAACCAGGGCCTTGAACAAAACAAAAGGCGCGAGCACGAGCTGGAAGCATTAAAAACCAATCTTAACCAGCAGCTTGAAACGGCTACCAAACGCAAGGATGAGGCCGAAAAAATGCTGCATCAGCAGGTAGCCCAGCTTGAAAAAATAGCCAACCTTACAGCTGATCAGGCCCGCGAACAACTTGTGGATGCCTTAAAGGCCGAGGCCGAAACGCGCGCCGGATCCTTTGTAAAAAGTGCCATGGAGGAAGCCAGGCTTACTGCTACCAAGGAGGCTAAGAAGATTGTCATCGAGACCATCCAGCGGACTGCTGCCGAACATGCCATTGAGAACTGCGTGTCTGTTTTCAACATTGAGAATGACGACATTAAAGGAAAAATCATTGGTCGGGAAGGTCGCAACATACGGGCACTGGAAGCAGCTACCGGCGTGGAAATTATTGTAGATGACACGCCCGAAGCTATTGTAATTTCAGGTTTTGACCCGGTGAGAAGAGAAATTGCAAGACTTTCATTGCACAGGCTTGTACAGGACGGACGCATTCACCCGGCTCGCATTGAAGAGGTTGTTGCCAAAACCCGGAAGAACATTGACGATGAGATCGTCGAAATTGGTGAGCGCACCGTGATCGATCTGGGTATTCACGGCTTGCATCCTGAGCTGGTAAAAATGATCGGCCGCATGCGTTTCCGCTCATCTTACGGACAGAACCTGCTGCAACACTCCCGTGAAGTGGCAAAATTGTGTGCTACCATGGCCTCTGAACTGGGCCTTAATACCAAACTGGCCAAACGCGCCGGCTTGCTTCATGATATCGGCAAGGTATGGCCTGAAGAATCAGACCTGCCGCATGCGATCCTGGGTATGGAGCTGGCGAAAAAATACAAGGAAAACCCTGAGGTTTGTAATGCAATCGGTGCTCACCACGACGAGATCGAGATGACGAGCATGCTTTCGCCGATCATTCAGGTTTGTGATGCCATATCGGGTTCCCGCCCCGGAGCGCGCCGTGAAATGATGGAGTCGTACATTCAAAGGTTGCGCGATCTCGAAAACCTGGCACTATCTTTTGACGGAGTTGAGAAATGCTACGCCATCCAGGCCGGCCGCGAACTTCGGGTAATAATCGACGCAGAAAATGTATCAGATGAAAAAGCCGGAATGCTATCATTCGATATTTCTCAGAAGATTGAAAAAGAAATGCAGTATCCCGGCCAAATCAAAATTACAGTGATCCGTGAAATGCGGTCAGTAGCTTACGCGCGTTAA
- the zapA gene encoding cell division protein ZapA produces MNNVPSPDVSVFIKLMDRGFNLSVPADQEKFYREGYEAFMHKVKHHKRGKNYDDIEAIALASIDCLVALQKSQEVMKELIEAFQNRVAKLDDTISAAIES; encoded by the coding sequence ATGAACAATGTTCCAAGTCCCGATGTGTCAGTGTTTATCAAGCTGATGGACAGAGGCTTTAACCTGAGCGTCCCGGCGGACCAGGAAAAGTTTTACAGGGAAGGGTATGAAGCATTCATGCATAAAGTCAAACATCATAAAAGAGGAAAAAATTACGACGATATAGAGGCCATAGCCCTCGCTTCCATCGATTGCCTGGTGGCACTGCAGAAGAGCCAGGAGGTCATGAAAGAACTTATTGAAGCATTTCAAAACAGGGTAGCCAAGCTGGATGATACCATTTCCGCCGCCATTGAAAGCTGA
- the pheT gene encoding phenylalanine--tRNA ligase subunit beta, giving the protein MKISYKWLKDFIEITEVPEEIGQLLTGTGLEVEGIEEIESVRGGLQGVVIGEVLTCEKHPEADRLKLTTVDTGAENPLSIVCGAPNVAAGQKVIVANVGAVLYPTGSTEPLVLKKSKIRGALSEGMICAEDELGIGTSHDGILVLDTNLPNGTSAAEYFGISSDYLIEIGLTPNRADAASHYGVARDLKAVLDRPIHLPDVSAFQVQHTNANIDVEVRNQEACPRYAGLTISGLQVGESPEWLKQRLQTIGIRSINNIVDVTNYICHELGQPLHAFDLDKVGGKTVIVTTVADGTPFVTLDGIERKLSDKDLMICGEGQHGPEPMCIAGVFGGLSSGVSAGTTAIFLESAYFSPVWVRRTAQRFSLKTDSSFRFERGTDPNMPVYALKRAALLICEIAGGQISSDVTDIYPEPVQDFKIAMKYRNIDRLIGKQLGQELIHSILNKLDIRVEDATESTFTAIVPPYRVDVQREADVIEEILRIYGFQQVELSESLSSDYLSDFPVNDPEKLKLRIAELLAGNGFFEMINNSLTKPEYHQLLAGSLEGSPVKILNYLSEDLSEMRQTLLFSGLEVVAYNSNRRQRDLKLFEFGKTYQQVQDKYVERERLSLFITGNMQQESWIAKSREVTFHDLAAVVSQVLGALKLRDFEKQEVSGSMFQSGLALSVNRKTVVTLGVLQTALARKLDIKAPVYYADFDWEYLTKLYSSAVAYKEVPKFPEVRRDLSVVVDKKVTFEALKQAAYKTERQLLRAVNVFDVYEGANLEGKKSYSISFTLQDEQQTLTDKVIDKSMQRLIATYEREFEALIRK; this is encoded by the coding sequence ATGAAAATCTCATATAAGTGGCTTAAAGATTTTATAGAAATTACCGAGGTACCTGAGGAAATCGGTCAGTTGCTGACCGGTACCGGCCTGGAAGTAGAAGGAATTGAGGAGATCGAGTCGGTACGGGGAGGCTTGCAGGGTGTGGTGATTGGAGAAGTACTTACCTGTGAAAAACACCCCGAGGCCGATCGTCTGAAACTGACTACCGTGGATACCGGGGCTGAAAACCCGCTTTCGATTGTTTGCGGCGCACCCAATGTAGCCGCCGGGCAGAAGGTGATCGTGGCCAATGTTGGCGCTGTACTGTACCCTACCGGAAGCACCGAGCCGCTGGTTTTGAAAAAATCGAAGATCCGGGGCGCATTGTCCGAAGGTATGATCTGTGCGGAGGATGAGCTGGGTATCGGCACTTCGCACGACGGCATTCTGGTACTGGATACAAACCTGCCCAATGGTACATCCGCCGCGGAGTACTTCGGCATTTCCTCGGATTACCTGATCGAAATCGGCCTCACCCCCAACCGGGCTGACGCAGCATCCCACTACGGGGTAGCCCGTGACCTGAAAGCCGTGCTTGACCGACCAATACACCTGCCTGATGTTTCAGCTTTTCAGGTGCAGCATACAAATGCTAATATTGATGTGGAGGTAAGGAACCAGGAAGCTTGTCCGCGATATGCGGGGCTGACGATCTCGGGCCTGCAAGTCGGCGAGTCGCCGGAGTGGCTGAAACAGCGGCTGCAAACCATTGGGATCCGCTCTATCAACAACATTGTGGACGTAACCAATTATATCTGTCATGAGTTGGGTCAGCCGCTGCATGCTTTTGACCTAGACAAAGTGGGAGGTAAAACGGTGATTGTGACCACGGTGGCCGACGGTACCCCCTTTGTTACCCTTGACGGCATAGAAAGAAAGCTTTCAGATAAAGACCTGATGATTTGCGGGGAAGGTCAGCATGGGCCGGAGCCGATGTGCATTGCAGGTGTTTTTGGCGGACTCAGCTCAGGCGTGAGTGCCGGAACAACCGCTATTTTTCTTGAATCAGCCTATTTTTCACCTGTCTGGGTGAGGCGTACTGCCCAGCGTTTTTCTCTGAAAACGGATTCTTCTTTCCGGTTTGAGCGGGGTACTGATCCCAATATGCCGGTTTATGCATTAAAAAGGGCAGCTCTGCTGATATGCGAAATTGCAGGGGGCCAGATCAGCTCGGACGTTACGGACATTTATCCTGAACCTGTACAGGATTTCAAAATTGCCATGAAGTACCGGAACATCGACCGGCTTATTGGAAAACAGCTGGGCCAGGAGCTGATACATAGTATCCTGAACAAGCTTGATATTCGTGTGGAAGATGCAACAGAAAGTACTTTCACCGCCATTGTTCCGCCCTACCGGGTCGACGTACAGCGGGAGGCGGATGTGATTGAGGAAATATTGCGAATTTACGGTTTTCAGCAGGTGGAGCTTTCCGAATCATTGAGCTCCGACTACCTGTCTGACTTTCCTGTAAATGATCCTGAAAAGCTGAAACTGCGCATAGCAGAGCTTCTCGCCGGAAATGGTTTTTTTGAGATGATCAATAACTCGCTTACCAAGCCTGAGTATCATCAGCTGCTGGCGGGAAGCCTGGAAGGATCACCTGTCAAAATCCTGAACTACCTGAGCGAAGACCTTTCGGAAATGCGCCAGACGCTGCTTTTTTCGGGCCTGGAAGTAGTTGCCTACAACAGCAACCGCCGCCAGCGCGACCTGAAATTGTTTGAGTTTGGCAAAACTTACCAGCAGGTTCAGGATAAGTACGTTGAACGTGAAAGACTATCGTTATTTATCACCGGTAACATGCAGCAGGAATCCTGGATTGCAAAATCCCGGGAAGTTACGTTCCATGACCTGGCCGCAGTGGTAAGCCAGGTACTCGGCGCATTGAAACTGCGCGACTTTGAGAAGCAGGAGGTGTCCGGAAGTATGTTCCAGTCGGGGCTTGCGCTGAGTGTAAACCGCAAAACCGTTGTGACATTGGGCGTACTTCAGACTGCACTTGCGAGGAAGCTCGACATCAAGGCACCGGTTTACTATGCCGATTTTGACTGGGAATACCTGACCAAACTGTACTCATCGGCAGTGGCTTACAAGGAAGTACCGAAGTTCCCTGAGGTACGCCGCGATCTGTCGGTGGTGGTAGACAAAAAGGTAACATTTGAAGCTCTGAAGCAGGCTGCCTACAAAACGGAACGTCAGCTCCTGCGCGCTGTAAATGTATTTGACGTGTATGAAGGGGCTAATCTGGAAGGCAAAAAGTCCTACTCGATCAGCTTCACTTTGCAGGATGAGCAGCAGACCCTGACTGATAAGGTCATTGATAAATCCATGCAGCGGCTGATTGCCACCTACGAGCGGGAGTTTGAGGCTTTGATCAGAAAATAG
- a CDS encoding DUF1684 domain-containing protein, whose protein sequence is MIIAILAYFIIENKNGSSSSDNAATAADPALYAGKISEERKTKDEQFRTGDDSPIADKAAFHGLHYFQPDLSFRVRATITPYTKDDREVTVKYTDGSSEKYQKYGYAHFELGGQQQKLLLLKNESTISVLFRDATSGKQTYGGGRYIDYPESGVKNNVMTLDFNKAYNPYCAYQESYACPVPPAENTLAVAVTAGEQLESAIHD, encoded by the coding sequence ATGATAATTGCCATCCTGGCCTATTTTATCATTGAAAACAAAAATGGCAGCTCCTCCTCGGACAATGCCGCCACTGCCGCTGACCCTGCCCTGTACGCTGGCAAGATCAGCGAAGAGCGCAAGACCAAAGACGAGCAGTTCCGCACCGGCGACGACTCGCCCATTGCCGACAAGGCTGCCTTTCATGGGTTACACTACTTCCAGCCCGACCTGTCTTTCCGCGTCCGGGCGACCATTACTCCTTACACGAAAGACGACCGGGAAGTAACTGTCAAATACACGGATGGCAGCTCTGAGAAGTACCAGAAATACGGCTATGCCCATTTCGAACTGGGAGGCCAGCAGCAAAAGTTACTGCTGCTGAAAAATGAATCGACCATCTCGGTATTGTTCAGGGATGCTACAAGCGGAAAACAGACGTATGGTGGAGGCCGATACATTGATTATCCTGAATCAGGGGTAAAAAACAATGTAATGACCCTCGATTTCAACAAAGCGTACAATCCGTACTGTGCTTACCAGGAAAGCTACGCCTGCCCGGTGCCTCCGGCCGAGAATACCCTCGCCGTGGCTGTTACGGCCGGTGAGCAGCTGGAAAGCGCGATCCATGATTAA
- a CDS encoding response regulator, with protein MSYTKRVLIAEDSSVIQNLARKILEFQHYEITSVKNGEQVLQLLEKEDFDIILLDINMPVMDGMECARSIRKLSDEKKAKTPIVAITGNAKNYSEEDFKDAGFDDALMKPLNFDRLVEVVAHLTE; from the coding sequence ATGTCATACACAAAACGAGTACTCATTGCCGAAGACAGTTCAGTCATTCAAAATCTGGCAAGGAAGATTCTGGAATTTCAACATTATGAGATTACTTCGGTAAAAAACGGCGAGCAGGTATTGCAGCTGCTTGAAAAAGAAGATTTTGACATTATTCTTCTGGATATCAACATGCCGGTGATGGATGGGATGGAGTGCGCAAGAAGTATCAGAAAGCTGTCCGACGAAAAGAAAGCCAAAACACCGATTGTGGCGATCACGGGCAATGCAAAAAACTATTCAGAAGAAGACTTTAAAGACGCAGGATTTGACGATGCGCTGATGAAGCCGCTGAACTTCGACCGCCTAGTCGAAGTCGTGGCGCATTTGACGGAATAA
- a CDS encoding MBL fold metallo-hydrolase, whose protein sequence is MRVTFLGTGTSQGIPVIACDCVVCRSKDPRDKRLRASVWIQTEGKSFVIDTGPDFRQQMLRANVRELDAAIFTHQHKDHTAGLDDIRAFNHKSGRDIPLYGRAEVLNQIRVEFAYAFTEQRYPGVPQFELHAIENKPFNIQGVSIHPVEVMHHRLAVYGYRIGDFTYITDANFISEEEQEKIKGSKVLVLDTLQKEPHISHFTLSQSLQLIEKLAVPQAYLTHISHRLGRHADVENELPPYVRLAYDELVLDL, encoded by the coding sequence ATGAGAGTTACATTTTTAGGAACCGGCACATCACAGGGAATACCGGTTATTGCCTGTGATTGTGTCGTTTGTCGTTCTAAAGACCCCCGCGACAAGCGTCTGAGAGCCTCCGTCTGGATTCAGACAGAAGGAAAGTCATTCGTGATCGATACCGGGCCGGACTTCCGCCAGCAAATGCTGCGCGCCAACGTGCGGGAGCTCGATGCGGCCATTTTCACCCACCAGCACAAGGACCATACCGCCGGGCTGGACGATATCCGGGCATTTAATCATAAGTCGGGCAGGGACATTCCACTTTACGGCCGGGCCGAGGTATTGAACCAGATCCGGGTGGAGTTTGCGTATGCATTTACAGAGCAGCGTTACCCCGGCGTGCCGCAGTTTGAGCTTCATGCTATTGAAAACAAGCCGTTTAATATTCAGGGCGTGAGCATACATCCTGTTGAGGTAATGCACCACCGCCTGGCCGTTTACGGATACCGGATCGGCGATTTTACCTACATTACAGACGCCAATTTCATCTCAGAGGAAGAGCAGGAAAAAATCAAAGGCTCGAAGGTACTGGTATTGGACACGCTCCAGAAAGAACCGCATATCTCGCATTTTACACTTTCCCAGTCCCTGCAGCTTATAGAAAAACTGGCTGTGCCCCAAGCGTATCTTACCCACATCAGCCACAGGCTGGGCCGCCATGCAGATGTGGAAAATGAACTCCCTCCGTATGTAAGGCTAGCCTACGACGAGCTGGTGCTGGATCTGTAA